A stretch of DNA from Cyprinus carpio isolate SPL01 chromosome A25, ASM1834038v1, whole genome shotgun sequence:
AATGTGCTATTACTCTAAATCTGTAACTCTATACCTATTCTGCCATAACTCTATCTGTTCTATCTTGTCTAGATAAATATTGGCTGTGACACCATACCTACTCACTGATCACCCCGCACATCTcagcaaccctctacattgcgagtaaatcactcgcatatgcgacttaATCTTACTCTGGGCGTCTAAATGATTacattagccattggctaataaattcttagattttactcaccagtgtGTTAATCTGGactttttcagttcatctcaatggatgctcAGCGTACCTGTATTTGACGTACCGTAAACTCCAGTGTGAAGGTGCACGACTCGCCGTTGGTTTGCTGATAGCGCtgtgtttctcacacatgcaaagagagacagagaaagtctTACACACCACAGTGAATTGACACACTACATGTAAACAGAATGCTTTGTtatattttcctgtcaaaataatggagttcatttagaattattcagcttttaagaacaagcagaagatatGCCGGCTTCTCCGGTACTGGGCGGAAATAATGTGCAAATGGCAATTTCATTGGCTggccctgttttgatttcagcaaatcagtttgagcgaacgctgataatgttattaaaattcaTGAACCCAGCAGATAATAGTAGTAGTGgtggtggtagtagtagtagtacattttaataataatgaattacatctatgaccaacaatatcttaagcatcaccaccagtcctaagttaatttaaaatgacaaatattcatgcatacatggttaccaagttttagtTCTAATCACTAAAGTGCTATCATTAAATAgtgcttaattatcataatatcatcatataagctgatttggtggaatagtgtgtgtttgtgtaaaatagtatatcagtctggcgagtaaacttaaaaaatgtacttgCCAACAGGGCTGTGCAGTTAATCGCATGTGACTGTCATTcgcatttcatcagtaaaacCGGTTCCATGATTAGTAGTAAACTacacatttactacacagagccgtacttTTATCGCAGATCGAATCGcctgcgataatgaacgtgatattgcgtagcttgtcagtgatctacggctctgtctattaaatgctgctccatctgaaagcaggtgatggagatttactactaatcacggaaccggctttactgaccatataaaaaataaaaactcaaactaataaataaacatccCAAATAGCCAACGGTGATTATATTGCCAAGGTGTGTGTAGAGGGTTGCTCAGTCACTGAGCATCAAACACACTGGCAAAGAGTGTGAGGGTGGAGTTTAAATCTGAGTGGTTGGAGTGATGTCATCACTCAGGTATGTGGAACGAGAGAAACTCAGTGAAGGAGCCAGAGAACAACAAACTTCTGAATGAACTAAGACCCATTACTGTTTTGTCATATATTTGTCAAAATGTGTCatattttattcaaagtgactcgCACATCTAGTCTCCTGTAGTACTTTGGTGTTGTGTGCCTTGCTCGAGGACTCAATGGTTGATTTAAACTGACAATGTTTCACCTTTCAAATCTTTATCAGCACAGACTGCTTGTCTAATTTTCAAGATGTCTCAAGCCCTGGCCTACAGAAGCAGGAGCCTTCAGGTTCTTTTCAAAATTGTGCCTGGTTCCTGCCGCTGTCAGGGGAGCATTATATGAATAAACCAcactgattttgtaatttttctagaGAATGTGGCAGCATGTTCCCCAGCTAGACAGCTGTGCCACATTTCCTGGCACTGTCCTGAAAcacatctctaaaaaaaaatcacatctgcCTGTTCGCTGCCTGTTTGATTTTGTGCTGAGGACATCTGGTGTAATTATGCACACATTGTCAAGCCCTATTCGGACAGGACTGCCTTTTCTAGCTTAGACCTTTTCTGCTAACTTTCTGGGTACAGTAACACTTGGTGGTTCAAGTACTGCTGACAtgtaaaaaaactgaaagaattAAGGAGCATCATAACCAGAAAACTGATCAGAATAATCAAAGATCCAATGTGTTCAGTGTGCAGCAAGAAAGTACAGACTTGAGTCatcaaattctgaaaaaaagaatggtgaaggaagagaggagaagtGACATGAACTCTGAGGAGGGAAATGAAGGGTGGAGAGATGTTTCTCCATCTGTCTGAAAGCCATAAAGAGCTTCATTAATGCACGAGATGCTGCATCCTCCTGAGAACACTCTGTCTCACCCTCTCTTGCTTCCTGTCTCtctttgtttctgtctgtctgtctctctctcattaaTCTCAGATGGTGTGCAATGGAATGTTGTTCTCAGTCTACAGATGGATTTAGAAGAGAGCACAAAAATATATCTGCCCctagacacacactcactcactcactcatacaggCATGACAATGGGATGGAGCTCTGTTAACCCTcactttaaatagatttaaagttCACAAGGTTTTAtagattttgtagcattttattttcaagttagTCCAGATCCACATTTCTACACAGTAAATCTGTAGTCAGCTTAGTTTTAGTGTGATTTATCAATgctgattttctgtttttcatctaGAAGGCAGGTACAGACACAAAGACCTGTCAAGGAATTGACTGGCACTGTGTTTAATTAAACTCTTAAccttttaaattcattataagGTCATAATTGTGAAAGTCCTATTCAGTATTGTGCAGCTAGTGGTCCTGATTTATATCAGGATCTTGAGCAAGTGAACAGTAGACCCTCtgttatatattgtgtgtgtgtgtgttgtgttcctcTGCAGTTTTTAGATGTGTGGTGTGCTACATAGCAACATGATGACCCCGACGATCTGACCCCCGTGACCCTCATTTGACAGTCTTTGCACTGAACAAGTGTTGAGCAACAGTTCCCAAATTAAGTGCGTGTAAAATCCTGGGAGCactcatattttttattcatgttccTGTATCAGATATAAGTGAGTGTATGACTGATTAGGTCATTCTGCTGTATAAGAAAAACAGAGCCAGTACCTTCAATCTAGTCCCCAAAAGTTAACTCTCTCCaagtttttttccagctgattaTGATAAAGCAGGATATTTGTGTATGGGAGTTTGGGAAAATTTAGAGGTGTTTCAGATGTTAGGAGACATAGGAGACGATACAACAGATGTAATTGTTTCACTACTTGTGAGGGCCAGATATCTGAGAATGGCCTCATAAAAAGAGTAAAACCTCTTTAAACTGACTTGTATGGAAGGCCCTcacttgtaaaaaaacaaaataaaataaaaaaaaggttcacAAATAGACCAGATTATGTCTTCAAAtctaaacatgcaaaaatgtctATAAATGGTAGGGAAGGATTTGTTCTGGATTACAATTAAAGGTTTGGATGTAGTTAGTATAATTTACCAACTACATAAATCTGTGGGGCCCCCACAAGTATAGGTGTACATGTTTGactgtgtctgtgtatgtggTGTCAGTATGTCACAAGGGATGATGTTTACCTGCAACTGCTCAGTGCTGCGTTGTGATCCAAAAATAGAGTCTGGcagcctgtgtttgtgtgtaaaagagagaaaCTAGACATTCATGTTAAGAGTGAAACTCTGACCCCTGCTGGCAAAGAGTAATGAGTGCCTCATTCAGCAGCCTATAGTGACTGTTTATATGAGATGAAAACAGTGACTGATTACATTTGGTTTCAAAGTAACACTGGTTTATTCTGTTATTCTTTTTTACAGGTACTGAGGGCACAGTTTGTAAACTGTGTGTGGGAGCGACGTTCAGCCTTTAGTCTGTGTGCGATGCATGGCTTTCCTGTCCACTGACCCTGCAGCACTGCCCTGCAGTCATGTCTGCATGCAACACCTTCACTGAACATGTGTGGAAACCAGGGGAGTGCAAAAACTGCTTTAAGCCCAAGAGCTTACACCGGCCTCAAGAGCAAGCCAATGCTGCCAGTGAGAGCAAGACAAACATCAGTGCCAAACTCACAAACAGCCAGAGGAGCATTTCCTCATCCCGTGCAGGCCAGGTCCGCCCACCTGTTGCAAAGAAGCCTACTATTGCTGTAAAGCCTACTATGATGCTGCCATGCTCCCCAACAGGGTTGGACTCAGAGGGAAATGTGCCAAGGCTTACAGAGGGAGCACAGGTCACTAAAAGCTCACCTTTCACTGTGTGGAACCACAACAGCCTGAATAGCTTGAGACCCACAGAGACAAACAACAATCAAGGGGAGGATTTGGTTGGACAAACAGAGGCATATGGTGCAATTTCCCCACAGCCAACTAGCAGCAGCAACAACGGATTGACAGATGTGCTGAAAGAGATTGCTGGCCTGGGACCTTCTCCAAGCTCAAGTAGAGATGACTTCTTTGGCCGGATCTGCAGTTCATACCAGCGCTCATTAGAGAGGGGCCTTCCAGCATCAAGCTGTCTCCATGCTGGGAGTAGTGGTAGAGGAGCAATGAAACGTGTTTCCCTCAGTGACAGTGCAGAGGTCATCAGCTCTGAGGGAGGATGTTTCTGTTATCCTGAATTCTCCAGTGAtggtgatgatgaggaggaggagagtgGTGATGAGGATGATGACGATGGAGAGCATGACAGTTGGGATGAAAGCGATGAGGAGTTGCTAGCAATGGGGATACGAATGCGGGGTCAACCTCGGTTCGCCAATTTCCGTGCAGCCACACTGTCCCCGGTTCCCTTCGCTGTAGGGAAGAAGTGGAACACAGTGCCTCTACGCAACCGTTCACTGCAACGGTTTTGTGCAGTGGATTACGATGACAGTTATGATGAGATTCTCAGTGGATACCCATCTGTTGACTCAAATGGAGCTCCTGCTCTTTTGTCATACAACTCTGACCACCAGGGTAGTGGCTTTCTGTCCACTTCTGAGTCTACCGCCTCGCCCGAGTCCTTGATTTCTCTGCCCGAAGAATCCTGCGCTGGCAGCAGTAGGGGCACTGGTGATCAGAGAAATAGTCTTCCATTCCCACCTAGCAAAGAACCTTCAGCCAAAGGACTGAGTTTGCCAAAACCCAATGAAACACATAAAGCTGTTCTAGCCATCCTACTGGAAGAACAAGACGACAGCCAGAGAGAGGGTGGGGCTCTGCCACAAGCTCTTCCGGGCCAGCCAATCACAATCAGCTTCAGCCCAACTGAGGAGCAGGCCAAGCCTTATCGAGTAGTGAATCTTGAGAAGACTCCTATCTGTAAGCCATATACGGTGGTGGATGTGTCTGCCTCTATGGCCACTAAAGATGTGCACACTCACTCGAGTGAAAGCACTCCAAAGTCAAGTGGGCCCAATGTTGTGCTTTGCTCTTCCGCTGATCCCTGTCCTGTCTCACCCACCACGCCTCAGTCCTCCAGATCTCCTGTTTCACATGTGGCATCTCCATCCATTTCATTGTCTCCGCTGATGCCTCAGTCTCCTACAAGTTCTGCCTCTGGAAGACCCAGCGGTTTCCGCACAAAACCTGGCAGCATCCGTTACCAAGAAGTGTGGACGTCTTGCACCAGCCCTCGACAGAAGATCCCGAAAGTTGATTTAACAAGCGGCAGTGCCGCTCCAAGACTAACCAATCACAAATCAGCTCCCACATCTCCAACTGCAGGCTTTGGCTCAGTCCGCACAGTCCCAACTAAATCTCCTAACTTGTCTGAGATCAAATTTAACAGCTACAACAATGCCGGCATGCCCCCGTTTCCCATCATCATCCGCGATGAGCCTGCATATGCACGCAGCTCCAAAAAAGCAGTGAAAGTTCCCATAGTGATTAATCCCTGTGCATACGATAACCTAGCTGTCTACAAGAGTTTCCTGGGGCTCAACGGTGAGGTGCCACATTCCAAGCCTGTTGCCGGAGAGCGAGTGGCCAGCCACACATATGAGGAGATTGGATCTTCGGAAAGTTCCCAGCCCTCGCCGTCTGAGCTGACACCACCTCAGATGAAGCACACAACAGATGTAACTGCTCCTGGCGATCTGAGGACCACCACAGTATTCGGACAGACTGTAAACGACAGCAAATCCAGGACTACGACAATTGTCTCCGTCCTTCCTGCAGGTAGCATGAGCCCTGGCCCTGCTGTTTTGGAACATAGCAGTCTGGATCGTATTCGTAACTCCAGCAGTGATCAATCATCAGAGGGCAGCAAAGATTGCAAGGTCACATCGAATGGAAGTTCAGgtcagagagagaaagcaagtgCTGTTCTGTCTCAAATTGTGGCCTCCATTCAGCCACCGCCTTCTCCTCCAGACTCCCCCACTGGCCAGACTAAGACATGCAGTGCTGAGGACCTTTACTCGCTGCCACCAGATGCTTCCAGAGATGCTCTTAACAGACCTAAATCACTCCACTGTTCTGCAGAACCTCAAAAAGACACACCTCCTAAAGTCCTTCCCAAATCTAAGAGTGCCTCTGCTGCTGTACCGCCCACAAGCCCCAAATCTGAACCTAGTGCCCCATTTCCCCCAGCCCGGTCTAGCTCCTCTCCTTACCACTCAAGCAACCTGCTCCAGAGGCATTTCAACAACTGGACCAGACCAGCAGGGGCCAAACCTAGTGACGGAGAGACCAGTCCTGTTGCAGAGGGCAGGCGTTCGACTGATGGTAACAAGCCCAAGCGCTGGATATCCTTCAAGAGTTTCTTCCGCCGGCGGAAGGATGAGGatgaacagaaagagaaaatggAACGAGAGAAGGAAAAAGGGAAGCTGCTGGGATTGGATGGGACTGTCATCACTGTACTGCCTCCTCCACCTGTACAGAGACAGCACTGGTTTTCAGAGTCCAAGACAGATGACCCTCACCAGAAACCCACGATCATATTCACCTACAAATCAGAGAGCGTCACAAGTGGAGAGGAGGCAGAGCTTCGGGTTGAAGAACACAAAGAAGGTGTCACAGCAGAAGGTGGAGCTTCCAGCCTGTCAACTCCACCCAAGAGCAGAGCCAGTCTCCTCATTAGCAAAGTCATCAATCAATCTCTCTCAATCTCCCAACCCcccctctcactctctcactcaccctttttatatataaaaaatataaaaactttttaacacTAAGGTCTTCCTCTTTCttagtgtgtatttttatgcatgGCCTTTATTTTAATCCCAaaagaaatacagtttttgaGAAACCCCAGTGATAAATTTGTACCCCTAAGGAGAGCTTTTTGTAATGCCTGATCAAAAAGCATTCACATTATCCTGTTGTAACTAATagtgttttaatgcattcatagtatgtcaaaatttaaaatacagaacagcatatttttatagtttgtttgggttttacatcttttatcataattataattataggatttaaatgtttttataatagtatGAAATTCGGATTAGGGTTTAACATATCAAACACTTGCTAACCCTAACTtaactgaaaacagaaagaaaaaagtttaacTTGACTAGTTTTGTTTAATAGAATTTGATTTTAATTGGAATAGCGTAATGGTAAAACTGCTTGATTAACAAGTTatgtttaaattcataatttatgCTGCATACAagtcatttaattataatttttagtaGCAATGGTAGTAGTAGTATAAAAAGAAGAATcagtattagttattttttaactaGGTGATTTCCTAACTACAATAAA
This window harbors:
- the LOC109059827 gene encoding inactive tyrosine-protein kinase PEAK1-like, with amino-acid sequence MSACNTFTEHVWKPGECKNCFKPKSLHRPQEQANAASESKTNISAKLTNSQRSISSSRAGQVRPPVAKKPTIAVKPTMMLPCSPTGLDSEGNVPRLTEGAQVTKSSPFTVWNHNSLNSLRPTETNNNQGEDLVGQTEAYGAISPQPTSSSNNGLTDVLKEIAGLGPSPSSSRDDFFGRICSSYQRSLERGLPASSCLHAGSSGRGAMKRVSLSDSAEVISSEGGCFCYPEFSSDGDDEEEESGDEDDDDGEHDSWDESDEELLAMGIRMRGQPRFANFRAATLSPVPFAVGKKWNTVPLRNRSLQRFCAVDYDDSYDEILSGYPSVDSNGAPALLSYNSDHQGSGFLSTSESTASPESLISLPEESCAGSSRGTGDQRNSLPFPPSKEPSAKGLSLPKPNETHKAVLAILLEEQDDSQREGGALPQALPGQPITISFSPTEEQAKPYRVVNLEKTPICKPYTVVDVSASMATKDVHTHSSESTPKSSGPNVVLCSSADPCPVSPTTPQSSRSPVSHVASPSISLSPLMPQSPTSSASGRPSGFRTKPGSIRYQEVWTSCTSPRQKIPKVDLTSGSAAPRLTNHKSAPTSPTAGFGSVRTVPTKSPNLSEIKFNSYNNAGMPPFPIIIRDEPAYARSSKKAVKVPIVINPCAYDNLAVYKSFLGLNGEVPHSKPVAGERVASHTYEEIGSSESSQPSPSELTPPQMKHTTDVTAPGDLRTTTVFGQTVNDSKSRTTTIVSVLPAGSMSPGPAVLEHSSLDRIRNSSSDQSSEGSKDCKVTSNGSSGQREKASAVLSQIVASIQPPPSPPDSPTGQTKTCSAEDLYSLPPDASRDALNRPKSLHCSAEPQKDTPPKVLPKSKSASAAVPPTSPKSEPSAPFPPARSSSSPYHSSNLLQRHFNNWTRPAGAKPSDGETSPVAEGRRSTDGNKPKRWISFKSFFRRRKDEDEQKEKMEREKEKGKLLGLDGTVITVLPPPPVQRQHWFSESKTDDPHQKPTIIFTYKSESVTSGEEAELRVEEHKEGVTAEGGASSLSTPPKSRASLLISKVINQLPVQDTEISSATSLPAKLELSPLREPPASCPPPASPTSNSSRQAEREEEGITYTISQSPTSSSCRATYTNLGWSRANMIPVKHPRHPKASDDTLTSDPEAIEPTTKSTPPPLPKKSVPRAQTEPAALGRELSVPQPKGEVRPGGTSLSVANPLYDLESTWDTASQSSSLSSEARHHDESGDSLERPVGGQSLSCLTNSSSMQACDRRGYRSTESLTARTRGAGRPAKAQKQVPYRGMESWEEVVGRIRGLHTDTLRKLAARCEDRFMAGQKDHLRFGTDSWSHFRLTAGKPCCEAGDAVYYTASFAKEPLTNYAVKICRGVVKETQQQFFHSLAVRQSIAVHFNIQQDCGHFLADVPARLLPWEREEDGEDKQGGTEGGEEGKGKEDERDAAGPGGKLCSRVVVITREVPFQTVADFVREGVERHVRNPELYERQVCLLLLQLCAGLEHMKPYHVTHCDLRLENLLLVHCHSGNPWNLELLEPNNNAASGPTSATASACPARLIISNFSQAKLKNVVLEPSSLRDQSRLAPELLTATQYRKCDEFQTGILIYEMLHRPNPFEESPELKEREYCSSDLPQLPLRSLYSNGLQQLATLLLNPNPSERIQMADARACLQCLLWGPREDLFNSLNPHSGTVQRHTILQNWLDLKRTLMMIKFAERSLDTACGVSLEDWLCCQYLAFATTESLSRVIKILQQPQGVLI